A region of the Pygocentrus nattereri isolate fPygNat1 chromosome 27, fPygNat1.pri, whole genome shotgun sequence genome:
TTTAATATGAGTTTGGGCATTGGTGATTTAAGGTAcattgcactcatttacactaacaacTACATAATTCTAAGTAGATTATTCAATGTTGTTTTGGACTTGGTCTAAAAAAAGGGGTGTTGCTGCATCCCTAATATTTTGCCTTATCACCATTGGATAGGAGACCATTATTAACTATTGACCATTTTTTTCTTGTCAGTCTTATGTGCTACTTGTTTTGAATGCAGTGTTATTGGATGTTATTTCTGTGCCTCCACATGTTTGCTTTCTAAAATTAGTTGTATTGAGAATTACAAGCTGATGCATCAAAATTAACATGTTAGTCAACAATGCATGGAAAATTCCTGACAAAATGTCTGTGCATCTTGACAGGTTTGCCATCTAATTTTCTAGTTGATGTTAATGACGCGTTTCCTCCTGCTCGCAGGTGTAATCATGGGGACGACACTGTCTCACCTGCCTAAGCAGACGTGCCACGATGAGTGCCATGACAGCCTGACCTCTTCACCTGAGTACAATGCCATGCAGAGTGAGGACAACAAGAATGGTGGAGATGTCTCCCAGTTCCCTTATGTAGAGTTCACTGGTAGGGACAGTGTGACCTGCCCAACGTGCCAGGGTACTGGGCGGATCCCACgaggtaaacatgttttttttttttttaatttatttttttattttattgttttattgctttaacaagctttactaaagaaccattgaagagccatccttttaaagagtgtatacTTGTGACTGGTAATATGAGCATGAGTCATTGGTGCAGTGTGATTGTTTTCATGCAGGTCAAGAAAATCAGTTGGTGGCATTGATTCCATACAGTGACCAGAGGTTGAGACCAAGGAGAACGTAAGAGCTCTATTAGTACTTTGTGCTTCGGGAGatattgatatttttaaaattttctatCCCAGAAGAAATTACCTAAGCAATTTTCGGTCAGTTGTCCACACAGGCCTAGTTGGGGATTCATGTGACCCTTTGTAGTGTGCATAGAGAAAGCActttaatgttgataatgtatgtgtttcacagaaagttatatgTGACGGCCTCAGTGATTGTGTGCCTGCTGCTCTCCGGGTTGGCAGTGTTCTTCCTTTTTCCCCGCTCTATTGACGTGAACTACGTGGGGGTGAAGTCAGTCTATGTCACCTATGACCAGACCAAGCGCACCGTGTATCTTAATATTACTGTAAGCTTCTAACAGTGTTTCAGCTTAAAGGAAAACTCTGGTGTTTTGTAAACCTTTATATTATAACCATCTTTTGCTGTATATAACTGTGAAATAAAGCTGAATCTCCTAAcagtgtgttgttttattttatagaaCTTGCTGAATATTACTAACAACAATTATTACTCCGTGGATGTGGCCAACATCACAGGACAGGTGCAGTTCTCCAAGACTGTGATTGGAAAGACCCGCGTCAGTAACATTACCAGTATCGGCCCCCTGGACATGAAGCAGGTAGATCTTTTGTCTGTGACCATAAAGGTCctgcattattttattcatattatattttatatggtACTGAGAACACAACCGATTTAGATAATGTAAATTTTTGATGTGATCCACATTCAAAACGTctaatttttcactttttatctCAAAGACTCTTACATTGAGGGGAAACAAATATTCAAACACTTGGGTTTGGTTTATTAATCTACTTCCAGTGTATATGCAGTGGGGTCTAAAAGTCTGAGACTGTactgaaaatcttttttttttctttttcttcatttaaacttggaaataaacaacaggaAAATTTTTGAgtgagaataaataaataaaataaaggagagttatgaggaaaaaatgtTTATGATTCTGCACTGTTTCTAGGCCACTACTCAATTTCAAACAAATTTGTGGCATTGTGCATGTTGAGGGTAGTTTTTAAGTTTTATCTCTTCCGTTGAATCATGGCTCTCAGAAGGATTCAGTTTCCTCATCAGAGTTATTTTGCCCAAAGCTTGTGAAGTCTATGCCAGCTCGAGTGCATGGTCATTTTGATGCTcatcattaaagcaaaagaaggATATATCAGATACTAAGAAATTCTAAAAAtggtgttaaaatttcaaagattgtgtttttcattcaaACGTTTATGCTAATAATAGATTTTGTAAGGAAAATCTATTAAACTAGAAAGGAAtacaaaatagaagcattttttcATAGTTAAAAATTGTTAGTGGAAAAGGTATTTAGACAtcacaaataaataacagcatTGAGATGTCTACAGTAAGAAATGATTTTTTTGCAGCATTTTAGTTCTTTAACTCCCCAGGGCTGTAGAGGACTCTGTTTCAGAATCCATCATCAATTTTCAGTGGAGTTCAAGTCAGGAGATTAGCTAGGCCATAGAAGTATCTTCACTTTTTTAGAAGCCAGTCTTATTTTGCATGTAGGTAGACAAGTCTGAGAACATGTATACTATGATATTGTTTTAATAGATATAAGCAGATGTATCCACTGGAAGTATataaattcttaaaaataaaatctctgaatgtttttttttctccctcattGTATTTCCTTTTTACATTCTTTCACAACTTCAGTCTTTAGATTCCGAGGGTACTGATGTTGTTCTCTCCATGTGTTTCAGATTGATTACATGGTGCCCACCATCATAGCAGATGAAATGAGTTATATGTAGTAAGTATGATTCTTTTTCAGACATCAAAATACATACAACTTTGTGACCATTTTTTTCATCCCAAGCTGTTTTAATTTTCAGTGACTACTGTACTCTGCGTACCATCAAAGTGCACAACATTGTGGTCATGATGCAGTAAGTTTTGCACCTTCACAAGCTGCATATTTTCTGAAATGAATTACAAATGCCAACATAAAGTATTTTCACAGCACACATGGATGATCAGTGACAGTGAAGAGTGGCAGTAATGTTAAGTAAGATGTTTGGACGCTTTGTTTGCAGGGTGACGGTGACCACAGCGTATTTTGGCCACGCTGAACAGGTGTCTCAGGAGATGTACCAGTATGTGGATTGCGGAGGCAACACTACATTGTTGCATGAATACACGTTAAGAACTCCTGAATCAGAATAGAGTTTAAACTCATTGCATTTAGCCCCCTCCACCCCAATACCACAGTCACTGTATTCTTGTTTCTGGCCAAATGTATCTACACTGTATTCCATTGAAGAATAATCAGGGTGGTTTCATATAAACAATGCACTTTATTTTCAAATACCTTTTAATGACAATGCTGCTTCTTGTAGCAGTGGAACAAAACCACTCCAAACTGAACCACTCATACCtacattttgtaattttttcactggatttgaaaaagaaaaatcacttTAGATGCaaaatttttgtttgtttactaacTGATGTTGTTGGTTCCCTGTCTAAAACTGTGTGCATATAACTTGAGTTACTGATAATCTTTTCTAATATTTGTTAACAGTAGTGAGTGATAGGACAACCTGAAAACTATAggtcatgcattttttttatgtttcttgcagtgttatttctgtATAATAAGTACAAATATTTATTAGAATAATGGTTTACCTCATGTCAGTACTAGTCCCTCACACCATGCAGTTTCACAAACAATGAGGCAGAGTGTTTGCTCTATGGGTCAATTTCAAGTGGTTTcagttttttctgcttttcataaacaaattacattttctttgcCTCCATTTCCAAGCTGTACAATACAGGTTCAAAACAACCAGAAAACACACTACTTATTATAACACTGTTTATTTGGGACTAATTGCATTTATCTGAATGTAAATAAGGGTTGTTGCCATGGCagtatttgaaaaagaaaaccaaacatTCCGCACAAGAATTAAACTTCATGCCTTTTGTGGTTTTCATTACATATGgaatcatatgcaaaagtttgggcacccctggttaaatgacgttttgtttttctaagtgaaatgaAGTTAACAtactctacagggaacacacatctgcaaatttaaatgcacaattactgtttatttttggtatttaatatattgggggaaaataaataaaacgtgACCTGTCAAAAGTTATGacagtttatattttttgttaataaaaaaacaaatagaaactGTAAAATGAAGTTCATTTCCTGCAGAAGATGTTatattcacttagaaagtcaacaaaatttGTAATGTGACCCAGGATGTTCAAACCTctgcacacaactgtacataCATTGTTTTCTTCCTTGAGTAAGCTACATGTTTTGCCATGATGTGTTGAACTAAACAGGACAGAACTTTAGTACTAGCACtttaatattgcatttttaaCATTGTTTCTACACCAGATGTGTATAACAcagcatttttaacattttaatcagTTATTAACAAATACTATAAAAGCTAATAAGAGAGTAGACACTGGATATTCTGTAACAAGGACATGGCTTGAGGTTCATATAAATTACCTTAGGTTGAAGAACCTGTTTTATAAATGATTTTGTATGATTGGATTGGATTAACTTACTCACTTTGACTGCaatgaatatttttttcagcaaCCTAATAATAAAGTTGGTGTGCCAGCAGGTTTTGTTATATTTACCAACTATGTTTGAAAATGTACAGGCATTTTCTGGATTGTAACTGCTGTATGTTTGAGGTGTTGTTTTAGCATCAGCTTAGTTCTCAGAAATCTAATGAAACATGTAATATATCCAAAAGTGAACCTATGTAAAAAAGACACATGCACATGAATAGTTTTGCTACGTGGTCCTCTGAAACATATTTTCTTGGCATGAATAAAGGTCTAAATCCTGTTGTGACTTTGGCATtaaatttttcttttctgtgaatCTTCATAGACAGTGCAGATACATCTGTACTTGGgtgtttttcatgattttccCTGGGGCTAGAAAATGGAAGATTTGTGCTTTATATTCAGGAATAGCCTCGTTCTAAAGCAGATTAAGGCAGAATGTAGGTGACTACTGCCATTCCTGCCTTAGGCACACATGAAGTTTGCCGACCGTACATTAGCATCCTGCATAACCTGGAGTTGTTATAGTCTCATAGAAAGTGAGAGAATCTGGAATATTCTAGTCACAGAATCTGGGGTTGGGTAAAAACCAGAATACATGATTTGAATCAAGTTCCTAGAAACAGCAGTATTGAGGTCGTGTGCTGCAAGGGGTTTCTTAAGAAGAGTTCAAAGTGCTTCTTGATCACAGTCTGATAAACCTGGGTCTCTAGTGTTTTTGGTAATTGGAGCCCTGATGACTTGGAGACTACAGATAATCACAGTGAACAGTATGATTACCTTGAAGGCTGAGCAGCCAAATTAAAAATTTAACCATTGCTAGATCTGTGGAAAACAGCTTCACCAGCTGTTCTGCACTAGACTgcagagtgagattttccaaTGTAAAGGCCAGGAACCCCCCATTCTgctgatgcatcttgaaggtgggaggaacctCTGGAAAACTTAATGTGCTTTGGGCTGGACACTTGAGGGCAGGTTGTTTATCCCCCAACTGGTAAATGCACAGGGAACTTTATTGCTAGAAGCTGGATATTGGGTCTGTACTTCTTATCATCCATATAAACACCAGTGGCCACACTAGCCGTCAAGATATCTATCATCTTCGGGGATGGAGGAAGTTTGCAATGGTGATTTGACGTATTTGTATAATGTgtactgctgggataggctccagcaccccctgcaaccctgagggagaagcggcttagaaaatggttgtgtgtgtgtataatgtgtacTAAGTACTGTGAGAGAAAACGGTTGAAAAGaaattgtgaattttttttcaaattgagACTTAGGGATAAAGTACTGAGTTACAGAAAACTGAacaaataattcatttaaatgctCGTTTTTGGGCAGAATGCTTGTATTTAGGTGATCGGGTATGAGGGTAGCCCTAGTTAACTGTGAGTATTTGATGCATTATTATGTGAATTATAACCGATAGTTACATGTCATATGTTTACATAATGCAAATTGCCACAGATTGATAGGCATTTAGGGGGATATGtaacagttttgtctttcagccTCAATTTTGTTGATGCCCTATGTAGGCCCACTGAGGCTAACTCGTGAAATATATCTTTTATTGACAGAGGAAACTTTAAAAGCTGTACATGGACATCCAGATTAGCTCTGAGCAATGATAGTATATGTTAGGCGGTAAGTAATACTGTTCTGCCCTCTATACCTGGCCTGTTGCCTGCCATTGGTGTACTCTACCACTAGAGGAAGGTGTAGGGCTCATGAAAGGAGTAGGAGGAGTGCAGTATTCACCAGAGAATCCAGATAATCAGTCCCTGTAAACAATATGATTAGTGTTTACTCCTGAGCGTCTACCAACGTATCTCTGAGATTGCTGTTAGATCGCTGGAGTTCTTCTGAAGAGCtgagtgttgtggtgtgtggtgtCACACATAGCTCTGGACTCCACTTTTATTGAGGTAATCCTGTCTAGACCCAAGAAAATGCAAACATCTATGCAAGCAGTACTTTCTACTGGTTGAGATCAACAGTCTGAGTAAGCCTGTAGCATCAACTCGCAAGGATCTTGGAACTACTGGACAAGTGCAGAGCCCAAATTGCTGTGGGTTTACCCTGAACTTGGAACAGACCAAGAATCCATTTTACCATGCTGTGTGGATGGATTCACCCACTGACAATCAAATTCTCTTTAATGCTGAGGTGTTGGCAGTGAACGATAACCAGAGGATGCCATCATTTcggctcttttattgaacaaagCAAAAAAGGCTGACCAAAACAGACGGAATAACTGGGAGGGTCACTTCTAGCCATACTGCTTCTCTGTGTGGTAGACACAAACCCTAAACCTTTGCATACCATGGCCCGAAAGCCTCTTCTGAAACATGGAGCAAGTGTCAGACACCAcagtagaaaaataaacaatacacgGCCTGCAGGGCACTCTCATTGTTAGCTGCTTTCATAATGGAAACATCTCTCTCACAGTAGCAgcttcttctgggaaggctttagaCTATATATTGGAATATTGCTGTAAGTATTTGATTGAATTCAggcacaagagcattagtgaggtcaggtactgatgttggatgattaattTTGGATTACAAACggcactccagctcatcccaaaggtatttgatggtgttccatcactccagactgcagttccactgctcatgtgtggctgcttcaGAGTGTCTGATTgtattggcagtgcttttctatggaaatGTGTGTACCTTCAGGATAAAGGCACCTTAAAGTTGATTCACTACTACCCACAGATTTGCTAATGATGTTCAGGTCAGGGAAGTGTGAGGGCCATTCTAAAAGCTTCAGCTTGCATTTCATGAAATATAGTTCATGGTGGGTTTTGAGGTACATTTAGCATTAgcctcttttcagcttcagtttcttcacagactgtcacatttgcttccagaattccattcttccatctaccTGTGCAATGTTTTCTGTGCAACTGGCTGCCACCCAAACTCAAAGCTGTTGGCACGATGTTATTTTTGTCAAATTGTGCTCCTTTTTTCCTCCATACCTTTGCTGATTGTGGTTTCAttacttcatcagtccacagttCTCATTTCCAATATCCCTTTGGCCTATCTAGACGTTCTTCTACATACTTCAGACATTGTCTTCTGTGGTGAGGTTGCCGATAAGGTTCACCACCACTCATGTGTAAGTATCTTTCTGTAAATCCATTgctgtcatatgggggttttgctttgacTTTCTGGCCAGTATATGAACAGTTATAAATAGTTACATTTAtagtgaaaatgtatttgctcagaaaaacgcTAGTATATATAGTAATAATGTTGGAGTactatttagtttagtttagccATTTAGCCATTTCCAAACCTCCCTTTAAGGAAAGCTCAGCATTATATCAAGAtatacactgaacaaaaatataaaggcaacacttttgtttttgctcccaTTTTTCAGAAGCTGAACTCAAAGATATAAGACTTTTTCTCTGTACACAAAAGgcctttttgtgtgtgtgtatatatatatatatatatatatatatatatatatatatatatatatatatatgtgtgtgtgtgtgtgtgtgtgtgtcatatacAATATCAACTATTATTATCCAAGAGGTCTTGttgcattttactgtatttatcttTGTATTTATTCCAAGTGTATATATAGTGTTTTGCATGCAAAAGCACACTAAGATGATCATGCTCAAGACCAAGCATCTGCTTTAGGGATATATAACGTGGCTGTACAGCAGTACAACTGTTCTATGGACTGATGAAGCACCACTTAATGATTCtgagatgagctggagtggcatTGGCCCACTAAATGCCAATCAATACAAACAATCATTGTGTATTTCTTTTATTCCTTCATTTATATGGTGCGTCAGTgaacattaataaaaatcaaaaagcatcttttttttttgacactgtCATGTTCATCAGCATTGTGTAGGTCATCACACAGCTGTGTCAGACTTTCCTAAAggtttttttatctatttaaagGAACTGCTTCCCACACATTCTTTCCTGCTGCCCACAGAGCATCTGCAGTAGTTCTCTTTTTCCATCTCCAAACATTTCCCAACATAACCTTAAGGTCTTAAATCATGGCTGAATTTCTTTTAGTAAACTAATTCATTATGCATCTTGCATTCTCTTGTTAGAATGTGATTTATTGTGGTTTTCCTCCTCCTTAGTGAACAGAgagcacacaaaaaaaaacttctacTCAACTCAGTGTATGACGTACATATGAGCAATTATTTTTGACTGTCTGTGTACATATTGGTCTATACTTTTAAAATTCAGAAATTTTAAACACCCCCAAATTAAAGACACTGAGTGAGTTCATCCCATCACTAATCTAAAGGCTCAGTTTAGCAATATGCATGATTGTTAAGGTAGGGACAGGGAAATGTCTCTTACCCAGTTATGTACAAAATCCCAACCACATGCATCAGTGATTTCACAGATTTAGGAATCTAAATTGATATATTTGAATAGTATAAACCTTAGTACTCTgagattttgcatttgagataAACCTCTTAAAATTTCTGTTTGTCCTGCTGTCAGAATCGGCCTTGGGGATTATAAAAAGCTGTGTTATTGCTTGCTGTGCTGAGGAGAATAAAACTGCACCAGCAGTCCCACATCTTAGATTTCTCCTCTCCAAAAGTCTAATTGTATACGCTGACGTCTCTATAAATAAGTATTTTGCATCCTGTTTGATCAAATTAGATTACCACAGTTTTGAATAAGAGTGTGCTGCACCTGTTTCCTGACTGCTAGGAGTATCATATACTGtcaaagagaaaaacacagaatcaacAGCTTATAATTGTATAATAGtacaattatatattttttacattttgcatttatCACACAATAATGAACGCAATGTTAGTAGATTAACTGTTAACATAGGTAGCCTGGGACCAGCACTCAGACAGCCCACAGAAAACTGtgcctttcatttcatttcacctGTCATGGAAATGTGATTTATCATTCATAGTaactctgcgtgtgtgtgtgtgtgtgtctgactgtCTCAATCTCTAtaactcttcctctctctctctctctctctctctctctctctctctctctcttttactctttcagTTCAATGCAAAGTAGCTTAATCAGCATGACTGTCTATGTAGTACAATGATGGAAACTACAgaacaaatcaaatttaaaaagaaaaatatcaaataataaaattaattatattcataaaatttaatgaaaactgtcctctctctttctctctggctgtcacactctcttcctctttctatctctataactcttcctctttctcttcctctctccctccctctctctctctctctctctctctctctctccatatgcctgtctgttctgttcttttattCGATGATTTACTGAACACACCCACttgctctctgctctctgtatAAGACTGTTGCCCTCTGCAGCTGTTGTTTCAGTTTTGTCCGGTTGCAGAGCAACTGTGTCTGTTTTACTTCACTCTACACTCAGCACACCTGAGCAATACACACTCCACTCAGTCATGGGTGTCTACCACAAGGAGTTCGAGCAGGCCGGTAAGAGCACAGGTCTGCAGATCTGGAGGATTGAAAGTATGGAACTGGCTCCAGTGCCTGAAAGCCTGCATGGCGCTTTCTATGTGGGAGATGCCTACCTTGTCCTACGCACTGTTAAACAGAAGGATGTCTGCTTCTATGATCTGCACTTCTGGCTGggtaagcaaaataaaaaataccaaGAATAATTTGTCTGGAACAGGCTTAACTcagaatattacataatttcagattaaaaaaaaagcgtGATGTACTGCTGCTGAAAGAATCTGTATGGAGGATGATTCATGTCTATGCAGATGATGCTGATGACCTGTGGAATCACTGGTATCAAAACGGAATTGGTAAAATGCACTGATTGAATTCTGATGGGAACTGCTCAGATAAGGAGGGCTTTAAAAAGCCAGGTTAGCATTTGGAAGTGTGATATCATGATTTATTAGGGCATGTCATTTAcctatcaaacaagaacaggctTTCAAACATAGAGCAGGAAGCTGATCATCAGGTTAGGGAAGTTAAAGGGTCAGGGTAAAACAGGTTGCGATAACTTGTCTTGCCTTTACAGTAATTAATTCTAACTATACTAAGGATTCTTTCTGACGAATTCtaattctgatttctttacagccaaactGGCCAATGGCTGACTTTTTAGCCAATTTTGATCAGACCTTTTATTCTAAAGCTCATACTGTGAGGAATTTTATTATTCAATGAACTCATGAAAGCAATTAGCACAATTCCAGTACGTTCAGTTAGCCAAACTTGCAATAAAAATGAgattatttgctctttaatgggGCAAACTggcatttaaaattttaaatccGCTGCCTATTTGAAtaacatgaattaaataaagTGCCATAAACCCCATAAAATTGCCTTGAtctgacaaaataaaaacaataaattagtTGTTGATTTCATGCTTTGAGCAAAAATCTGCAGATTCCAATCTTGGCTGGTCTCTAGTAAGACAACAAATCGTGATCCTGAGCTCTGCTGCCACTGTCATACATGCTATTGACCAGTTGTGGCCTAAAACACGTTACATCATATACTAATTAGACTTTGCTTTGAATGTCACATGTTATGACAAGTCAAAGGTTACTGTGTGCAGAAGTGGGAAGATTTCATGATGTTTGTAAGGAAGTGATGATTGTATGCAGTATGTGGTCCAAGTGAAGGATGcataaaatgcaattaaacAAGTTCTCATCTCACATATGTTTCAAACAGTTCAATGCTGTCAGAACAATATGgccaaaacattaacttaatAGAAGAAGGAAACAATGCtcttaactttaatgtatgATAATGTGCTCTATGGATGCTTCCTACTTACctgttttacatgaaatggaAGGGCAGCTGATATTTTcaaaacagtgttaaaaaaagACATGACCGCAatgaaatactaaataaataaatggtttgaGATACAATTTGAAAAGAATTGAATTCaatttactataaatgattaTTCTCTTCTTAACCTCACTGTCTTGAATGGAGGTCAAAAGCATGTCTTTGTCATAGATTTGTGTTCTCAGCCTTCCTATAACCCCCTCCATTAAGAATCATTGACCACTAAGGATGTAAATGGACTTTTAATGGCTCTCCTGCCTATCATGTCCTAATGCAGCTAGCCACATAATGGACAGGAACACTTACAAGGCCTTTTACAGAGAAACTGTCAGATCACTGCAATGCTTCTGTGCACTTACCAGCTTATCATTAAAACTGGCTGTAAAGCATGAAACGTGTTACAGTAGAGTCTGTGAGTGTAAAATATGGTTAACACAGTGGGTGTTAATAACCATGTTAGAGTGTGAAAACGGACATCCCGTTTACAGTGCAATGCTACTTAACAATGTTCTTTTCAGACCCATTTATGGAATGGTGATTTATTAAAGGCTTGCTGTAAATAACAATACATAATATGCTGCAGTATATGGCCTTAGACATCTGCAGTTGTCTATGCTTTTATATCTGTccatattaattaaatattaaagcttaaaaatagcattaaatattaattttaacaTAATAGCATGCTAAAATATAAGCACCACAGAATACTGCAATTCGCAGAAAAGTTAAttttactgtctgtctgtctgtctgtgtacgGTCATGTCAAGAAGTAAGTATACCCTGTGGAAAGTTTAGCCTATTTCAGCATATTTTGAGAAAGACATTTCATATAAACAGTGTTGATAGATAAAGGTTTATCATTTAACAAAAGACACTTAAAATTACCATTGTTGTCATCCATTATataactgaaataaacagaaaggcAATTTCCATATGTGAAAAAACAGTAAGTACACTTAAATATATCACTCCTTCAAATGTGTCAAATTGAAATCAGGTGCCcccatcagaaaaaaaaagactaaagaCTAGAAAAAGACTAAAGTTTGTTAATATCTAGGCAAGTACCAAGACTTCTTTAACAATGTACTGTGGACAGACGAGTCAATGATAGAGTTGTTTAGCCACAGTACTAGAAAACCAAAGTCAGCATTAGAATAGAAGAACCTCATACCAACTGTAAAGCATGGTAGTGGAAAAGTTATGGTCTGTGGCTGTTTTGCTACATCAGGGCCTGGCCAACTGTCATAGCATCAACTCATACCAGAGAGTGCTTGGGGAGAAAATGAGACCATCACTAAAAACAGATGAAGCTGAAGAAGTGAACtttccaacaggacaatgattccaaacatacaaataaatccACCAAGGAATGGCTCAAAAGGAAGAAAGGGAGGGTTGAGGAATGGCCTAATCAAAGCCCAGATCTGAATCCCATTGAAATGCTCTGAGGGAATTTGAAACAGGCTGTACATGCAAGAAGCCCCCCAAACATTGCAGAGTTGAAAAGAATTCTGCATGAAAGAGTGAACAATTTTTTCCCCAGGAGATATCAGAAACTGTTACAGGAAATGCCAGTTGTTTTAGCCAAGAGGCAATACCAGTTACTGAAACCAGGGATGGTCTTACTTTTCAACAGACAAAGACatctcagtcattttatttttatattaatgattGCAAAATCAAATTTTGTTCTATGACTTGACATTTATCTATTAATTTAGCCTATGATCAAACATTGATATGCACGTATATGccataaaatgaaacatttcatgtGGTGTACTTACTTTTTTATGTGACTATATGTCTTGGTTTTCTGTCTATGTCTAGGTAAAGAGTGCACTCAGGATGAAAGTACAGCTGCAGCTATCTTCACTGTACAACTGGATGACTATCTGGGGGGTAAACCAGTTCAGTACCGTGAACTCCAGGGCTATGAATCCACTGCTTTCACTAGCTACTTCAAAGGAGGGATCACATACAAAGTATGAACCCATACAGGCCATAACCTTCTGCCTCTgacatttacttttaatatcCATTAACTGTCATTGGGAGAAAGTTGTGTTATTCTGTAGTCGGCATCATGCCCGTTATGAGTTTAACGTAATATTTTCTTTGAGAAAAATCGTAGAAACATTTTTCCTCTGAATGTCTCTTGATCTAATGAAGTACAAGCTCTTTCAAATACGAATATTG
Encoded here:
- the tmem106bb gene encoding transmembrane protein 106B, yielding MGTTLSHLPKQTCHDECHDSLTSSPEYNAMQSEDNKNGGDVSQFPYVEFTGRDSVTCPTCQGTGRIPRGQENQLVALIPYSDQRLRPRRTKLYVTASVIVCLLLSGLAVFFLFPRSIDVNYVGVKSVYVTYDQTKRTVYLNITNLLNITNNNYYSVDVANITGQVQFSKTVIGKTRVSNITSIGPLDMKQIDYMVPTIIADEMSYMYDYCTLRTIKVHNIVVMMQVTVTTAYFGHAEQVSQEMYQYVDCGGNTTLLHEYTLRTPESE